The nucleotide sequence ATTCTCTCATACAGACCAAATGACAGTTTCATATTAAAGGTAAGTGATTCTTgaccatatacatatatattttactaCCTTAGAGAAATTAAGCATCATCATGTAACCAGTCATTAGACCATTATTCAACTATAACAGTGAAAAGGCAACCTCCTTCAACAATCACTTGATGTCACCACGCAACTGCAACACATTCTCGCTCATTAAAAATAGACAAAGAATAGTTACTTTAATCATATAGGATTAACCCAACCTGGTGCTTGCGAGACCCGAGAAATCTAGCAAATGTTTCACAGCATGCAGGACTTTTGGAGCATTTATTTTTATACACAGTTGCTAAAACTGCTCCATCCATAAAACCATTCCCTACACTTGTAGTACTCTGTAATAGCTAATACACAATATTTCCATGAACTGTATAAAGTGTAAGGTTTCTATTATGAAATAAGCATAAGGTAACTATACACGTTTTTGATTATTCAAGCATGAAGAAGGAAGTGTATTGTTATTCTTTTATTGCCACTACTTTAGAGcatttacaaaaataaaaataaaaataaaaaaacaccTGAAGCACAACCTGTGTATACAAGGCACTCCAAAGGAACATAGGCTTTTCTTGTGGACTGTCAGTTGGATTGGTTGAAACCCAATCAGCTGTACCTGAGAGGCGTTGACCAAGAAAAGACTGTTGATCACCAcacaaagatatctttttccttcaAGGGCATCATCACATACTTTAGAAATGTAAAAAACAAATCTGAAAACAGTCACGTTAGCATAGACAACCGAGCATCAGTACACTTTATACTATTACTTACTGGAGTGTAATTCGAATATAAATATGCGGGTCTAATATCAGCAGGTGAGCAACAGGGTGTTGTTTATATTACCTCAGATCTTTGATCTCCATTTTGCGACATCTTCTTCTCACATTTCATGTATAAACAGTGATCTCGTCAACATGCCTTAAGACACCAACATAATCTGCAATTGTTTTATACGGCGTGATCTCATCAACAACTGGTGTTATGTCTCCCATTTTGCTTTAAACGAAAGTGAATGTACATAAGCATTTTAGTATCAGCAACTGTAATCTACTTATATAAGTATATAGATAATCATAGTATATAGTGATAAGGTGCTACTACGATACGTATTTGTAGCTGTTTCCCCTCCCCCATGTTGTCTTTTTTAAAAGTAAGTGTCCAACTCACTTAAAACCCAAGTACCTTCCAGTGTATTAGTTAGGCAATGTTATCCTATCCCATTTTCTTTCATAGTTAAGGGAACAAAAGTCTTCTACTTATTTTTCAGTAAACCCTGATGTGTGCAAGTGCAAAAAATAACTTTCAACGAAAATAGGAACATCATAAAAAATAACTTTAAACGTAAATAGGAACATCACGCCACTGCAGCATCCAAACTGTGAAGCGCTGCCGATTTGCAAAAGCACGCCCGTTGCGCTACAACACCAAATGTAACATACTACAAATAAGTAACAACTAAATATAACATGTTCAAAACGATATGTAGACAATATTATTACCTGCTATACATGAAGAAGAACCTGCATTTGAAGCATCAACAAATGTAGAAACCAAAGGATGTGACACAACACTCGCACCCGTTCGAACGGCAGTTGATACATCAGCAGGCGTGACAATGTACGGAGGATCAGAGGACCGTCTCAATAGTGTATGCATAGTGTACCTACATCAATAAGCGTCAATCTCAGAATGATTCATCTTCAATATGTAACTTCATGGTCCCCATTTTAGCATATCAATCTACTAAAAGAAATATaagaataaaaaatatataaataaataaataaacataaataGCACATACATAAATAGCACAACCCCAAACAACAATAGCCATTTATCCTATCACTTACCGAATACTTGATGCCCTTGATATTCAAATAAACTTGAGATTTGATGAATGGTATACGTCTAAATCCAGATTGTATCCTTTTATATTCATATACAGTTTTGAGGCCAAAACAACCCGACCCATACCAAAAAGGTACCCATTATTCAACCAGCCCATTTTACCACCTCTACCGTCAGACAAATAATACCATGTGAGAATGCATATTAGCCATTCTCTTTTCATCGATCTCGTACTCCTTAACTGGTACTTTTGCAGCCTGTCATATAACAATAACCCAAATACCAGTCAGTTTAATAACACATACGGAACTTGCTAAAGATAAAAGTTACATCTGTCTCATAAATCTGTTAATAACCCGTATTAGATTATTAATGCTCACCATACCTTGAGGTAGCGAAGAAACTGCAACTCTTCTGGAATAAGGAAAAGCAATGCATTCCCTTTTTCACCCTCTCCACGAACAGTTCGACCAACCTGATGAATATATTCCTGTGTTTAGATGACAAACGATGAGATGAACAGATAAACTAACATTAAAAATTAAACATAAGGATGAAACTGAAAAGGTAGATTTAAAgagtatgataattaaacatgtaaaTGAACATTACAAGTAGGGCCTACAGCTTCTTTCATTCGCATGTTAGAGCTTTCCGACTTAGAACCTGTTTACTCATATGTTACAATTCTAACATAGGTTAGCTGAACCCATTTAAATGCATTGTAAATTTTATATCTTGAATAGAACACACGATCAGTTCTAATTGGGAAAAATTAGGCATTTAAAAAAAGCACTTCAATTGGGAAAAATAAGGCATTTAAACAAAGCACCCTCGGTTATATTAAGTCCGAACAACATCACTATTTCCGAGCACGATTATGAAATCAGTAGCATCTCTTCCAACCTGTTTatccaaaacaaaacaaaaaaataacGGCATGAATCACAGCTTGCAGGCAAAGAACACCGTAGAAAACATTGAAGTACAAAGGTTATGTGGGGTAAAAATTGGTAAAACTATTACTTGGCTACACAAAAAAGCAGATGACACTTTTGGTTCATCTACATATGAATGAGTCAATAAATTAGGTAGTATCTCTATAGAATGAGAAGTAGTAGTTCATATGAATATAGTAAGAATGAGAACAAAGAAGGTAAAACAGGTTGCTGCACTTGCATGTCTGTATAAAAaattgatctttgatgagttacaACCAAAAG is from Rutidosis leptorrhynchoides isolate AG116_Rl617_1_P2 chromosome 10, CSIRO_AGI_Rlap_v1, whole genome shotgun sequence and encodes:
- the LOC139871726 gene encoding uncharacterized protein, with the protein product MHCFSLFQKSCSFFATSRLQKYQLRSTRSMKREWLICILTWYTMHTLLRRSSDPPYIVTPADVSTAVRTGASVVSHPLVSTFVDASNAGSSSCIAAQRACFCKSAALHSLDAAVA